One Cellulomonas sp. NS3 genomic region harbors:
- the kdpA gene encoding potassium-transporting ATPase subunit KdpA: MSPSVVVLAQTGLVVLVLAAVHVPLGEHIARVFSDPRHLRVERALYRAGGVDPEVDQVWPVYARSLLAFSFVSVLALYALLRLQGRLPLSLGHAGLAADSAWNTAVSFVTNTNWQGYAGESAMGHLAQAAGLAVQNFLSAAVGLAVAVALVRGLARHDTDRIGSFWVDLVRGTVRVVLPLAFVAAVVLVLGGVVQNLAGPVTVTTLDGGSQTIVGGPVASQEAIKLLGTNGGGFFNANSAHPFENPTPWTNLVQVLLLLVIPFSLPRTYGRMVGDVRQGRAVLAVMATIWLTAVAVTTWAETRALGSVPQAAGAALEGKELRFGPAASALFAASTTGTSTGAVVGSHDSFTALGGGVTLLNMMLGEVAPGGVGAGLYGLLVLSVLAVFLAGLMVGRTPELLGKKIGRTQVTLVALYVLTMPALLLLGAATTAATPALVEASVQDPGAHGLSEILYAYASATNNNGSAFAGFGAGTVYQNTALGIGMLLGRFVPVVLVLALAGSLARQHRVAATPGTLPTHGPVFVGLLTFVVVVVAGLTFFPALALAPVAEALL; this comes from the coding sequence ATGTCGCCCTCGGTTGTCGTCCTCGCGCAGACAGGCCTCGTGGTCCTGGTGCTCGCCGCGGTCCACGTGCCGCTCGGCGAGCACATCGCGCGCGTGTTCTCGGACCCGCGGCACCTGCGCGTCGAGCGTGCGCTCTACCGGGCCGGCGGGGTGGACCCCGAGGTGGACCAGGTCTGGCCCGTCTACGCGCGCTCGCTGCTCGCGTTCTCCTTCGTGAGCGTGCTCGCGTTGTACGCGCTGCTGCGGCTGCAGGGCCGGCTCCCGCTCTCGCTGGGGCACGCGGGCCTCGCGGCGGACAGCGCCTGGAACACCGCGGTCTCCTTCGTCACCAACACGAACTGGCAGGGGTACGCCGGCGAGTCCGCGATGGGGCACCTCGCCCAGGCGGCCGGGCTCGCCGTGCAGAACTTCCTGTCCGCAGCCGTCGGCCTCGCGGTCGCGGTCGCGCTCGTCCGCGGCCTCGCCCGCCACGACACGGACCGGATCGGCAGCTTCTGGGTCGACCTCGTCCGCGGCACCGTGCGGGTCGTCCTCCCGCTCGCGTTCGTCGCGGCCGTCGTCCTCGTCCTCGGTGGCGTGGTGCAGAACCTCGCCGGACCGGTGACCGTGACCACACTCGACGGCGGGAGCCAGACGATCGTCGGCGGGCCGGTCGCGTCTCAGGAGGCGATCAAGCTGCTCGGCACCAACGGCGGCGGGTTCTTCAACGCCAACAGCGCCCACCCCTTCGAGAACCCCACCCCGTGGACCAACCTCGTGCAGGTCCTCCTCCTGCTCGTGATCCCCTTCAGCCTGCCGCGCACGTACGGCCGGATGGTCGGGGACGTCCGTCAGGGCCGCGCGGTCCTCGCGGTCATGGCGACGATCTGGCTGACCGCAGTGGCCGTGACCACCTGGGCGGAGACGCGCGCGCTCGGGTCGGTCCCCCAGGCCGCCGGCGCGGCGCTCGAGGGCAAGGAGCTGCGCTTTGGGCCGGCGGCGTCCGCGCTGTTCGCGGCCTCCACGACCGGGACGTCGACCGGTGCCGTCGTCGGCTCCCACGACTCCTTCACCGCACTGGGCGGCGGGGTGACCCTGCTGAACATGATGCTGGGAGAGGTCGCGCCGGGCGGCGTCGGGGCGGGGCTGTACGGGCTCCTCGTGCTCTCGGTGCTCGCGGTCTTCCTCGCCGGCCTCATGGTCGGGCGCACCCCGGAGCTGCTCGGCAAGAAGATCGGCCGGACCCAGGTCACGCTCGTCGCGCTCTACGTCCTGACGATGCCCGCACTCCTGCTCCTGGGGGCCGCCACGACCGCCGCTACCCCGGCGCTGGTCGAGGCCTCGGTGCAGGACCCGGGTGCGCACGGGCTCTCCGAGATCCTCTACGCCTACGCGTCCGCGACGAACAACAACGGCTCGGCGTTCGCCGGGTTCGGCGCCGGGACCGTCTACCAGAACACCGCGCTCGGGATCGGGATGCTGCTCGGCCGGTTCGTCCCCGTCGTGCTCGTGCTGGCGCTCGCCGGCAGCCTGGCGCGCCAGCACCGGGTCGCGGCCACCCCCGGGACCCTCCCCACGCACGGGCCCGTGTTCGTCGGCCTGCTCACGTTCGTCGTCGTGGTCGTCGCCGGCCTGACGTTCTTCCCCGCTCTCGCTCTCGCTCC
- the kdpF gene encoding K(+)-transporting ATPase subunit F, with the protein MSAESAVALVVALALAGYLLWALLKPERF; encoded by the coding sequence GTGAGCGCCGAGTCCGCGGTCGCGCTCGTCGTGGCCCTCGCCCTCGCCGGTTACCTCCTGTGGGCGCTGCTGAAGCCGGAGCGCTTCTGA